A stretch of Lentisphaerota bacterium DNA encodes these proteins:
- a CDS encoding citrate synthase, with translation MEDTIIQEYAEKVRATGTIDPQLYVDYNVKRGLRNADGTGVLVGLTRVGAVHGYIISENEKVPVAGQLIYRGVNVEQLVASCEAEGRPGFEESAYLLLFGELPTASELAQWGRVLDAARRLPDGFKEAAIIRAPGNDIMNSLARAVLTAHIYDERPDDLSLANVLRQCINLIARYPVMAAYAYQAKAHYHLGKSLFLRHPEDGKSTAESFLMMIREDAHYTRLEADLLDLSLILHADHGGGNNSAFTTHVVASAYTDTYGVLAAATLSLKGPRHGGANRRVMDQMAEIKSNVKKWDDAGEVADYLHKILDKQAGDGTGLLYGLGHAVYTISDPRTDLLREKARLLAKQKGREDEFALYELIDRIGPDVFNSGRAKKKVLCTNVDFYSGFVYDMMGIPSDLFTPIFAISRVVGWCAHRLEELVNGGPIVRPAFKSVSQNREYVPISAR, from the coding sequence ATGGAAGATACGATCATTCAGGAATATGCAGAGAAGGTGCGGGCGACCGGAACGATTGACCCGCAGTTGTACGTCGATTACAACGTCAAGCGCGGCTTGCGTAATGCCGATGGCACAGGCGTGCTGGTTGGCCTGACCCGCGTCGGGGCTGTCCACGGCTATATCATTTCTGAAAACGAGAAGGTGCCGGTTGCCGGCCAGTTGATCTATCGCGGAGTCAATGTCGAGCAACTCGTGGCCAGTTGCGAGGCGGAGGGGCGCCCCGGCTTCGAAGAGAGCGCCTACCTGCTGCTGTTTGGCGAACTGCCGACGGCGTCCGAGCTGGCGCAATGGGGCCGGGTTCTGGACGCCGCGCGGCGGCTGCCCGACGGATTCAAGGAGGCCGCGATCATCCGAGCCCCCGGCAACGACATCATGAACAGTCTGGCGCGGGCCGTTCTGACCGCGCACATCTACGACGAGCGCCCCGACGACCTCTCGCTCGCCAACGTGCTCCGGCAATGCATCAACCTGATCGCCCGCTACCCGGTGATGGCGGCCTATGCGTATCAGGCGAAAGCCCACTACCACCTGGGCAAGAGCCTGTTCCTGCGCCATCCCGAGGACGGCAAGTCCACGGCTGAAAGCTTCCTGATGATGATCCGTGAAGACGCCCATTACACCCGGTTGGAGGCCGATCTGCTGGATCTGAGCCTCATTCTGCACGCCGACCACGGCGGCGGCAACAACTCGGCATTCACGACGCATGTCGTCGCCTCGGCGTACACCGATACCTATGGCGTGCTGGCTGCGGCGACGCTCTCGCTCAAGGGCCCCCGCCACGGCGGCGCTAATCGGCGGGTGATGGATCAAATGGCCGAGATCAAGTCGAACGTGAAGAAATGGGATGACGCGGGCGAGGTTGCGGACTACCTGCACAAGATTCTCGACAAGCAGGCAGGCGACGGCACCGGGCTGTTGTACGGCCTCGGTCACGCGGTCTACACCATTTCCGATCCGCGCACCGATCTGCTTCGCGAGAAGGCCCGGTTGCTGGCCAAACAGAAGGGGCGCGAGGACGAGTTTGCGCTGTACGAGCTGATCGACCGGATCGGCCCCGACGTGTTCAACAGCGGGCGGGCGAAGAAAAAGGTGCTGTGCACGAATGTTGATTTCTATTCGGGCTTTGTCTACGACATGATGGGCATCCCGAGCGATTTGTTCACGCCCATCTTCGCGATTTCCCGCGTCGTCGGCTGGTGTGCGCACCGGCTCGAGGAGCTGGTCAACGGCGGGCCTATCGTCCGACCCGCCTTCAAGTCCGTCAGCCAGAATCGCGAGTATGTGCCGATAAGCGCCCGCTAG
- a CDS encoding LysM peptidoglycan-binding domain-containing protein: MIAVSNYRAAVAVALLLSAGCARSVGDADARDRATPAFDRAIRTEHSGKLDEAITQYEQVLLDHPRMVSAHLHLALLLHDHRQDYYGAVYHYRQYLKLRQGGEKDELVQGRIRLAEQLLAAQLLRRVGDLAGIAQSRLTEQVDTLSRRVTALEGEKTGLIDEKEKLTQSLQTSEREAQRLRHLLKSMQIPDQPTAATETRPGAQITATRDEQAVREPAASAAPSVSRSAITAAREEAARLMSGTPPPKNPVAPVRTTEPVPPQPAAVPPPVPPKPVAVAVPEVPKPVAEPAVKRKPEFRTYVVQPGDTLFRIAERHYGDGSKWTTVRDSNKSRISSDGRVRVGQILLIP, from the coding sequence ATGATCGCAGTCTCAAACTACCGGGCGGCGGTGGCCGTGGCGCTGCTGCTGTCTGCGGGATGCGCCCGATCGGTGGGCGACGCCGATGCGCGCGACCGCGCCACACCGGCGTTTGACCGGGCGATCCGGACTGAGCATTCTGGAAAACTGGACGAGGCGATCACTCAGTATGAGCAGGTGTTGCTGGATCACCCACGGATGGTTTCCGCACACCTCCACCTCGCGCTGCTGCTTCACGATCACCGGCAGGATTATTATGGGGCGGTTTATCATTACCGGCAGTACCTCAAACTGCGTCAAGGGGGGGAGAAAGACGAGTTGGTTCAGGGGCGCATCCGCCTAGCCGAGCAGCTTCTGGCCGCGCAGTTGTTGCGCCGGGTTGGGGACTTGGCGGGAATCGCCCAGTCGCGTCTGACCGAGCAGGTTGACACCCTGAGCCGGCGTGTCACCGCGCTGGAGGGGGAGAAGACGGGGTTGATCGATGAAAAGGAGAAGCTGACCCAGTCCCTGCAGACATCCGAACGGGAGGCTCAGCGGCTGCGCCACCTGCTGAAAAGCATGCAGATCCCGGATCAGCCGACCGCCGCGACTGAAACGCGGCCCGGCGCACAGATCACGGCCACGCGGGATGAGCAGGCGGTTCGTGAACCCGCCGCCTCGGCCGCGCCGTCTGTCTCCCGCAGCGCGATCACGGCCGCGCGCGAGGAGGCCGCGCGGTTAATGAGCGGGACGCCGCCGCCCAAAAACCCGGTCGCGCCCGTCCGCACGACTGAGCCGGTGCCACCCCAACCAGCCGCTGTGCCCCCCCCTGTGCCCCCCAAACCGGTCGCCGTGGCCGTTCCTGAAGTCCCGAAACCGGTCGCCGAGCCTGCGGTGAAGCGCAAACCGGAATTTCGGACGTACGTCGTTCAACCGGGCGACACGCTTTTTAGAATTGCCGAGCGCCACTACGGCGACGGCTCCAAATGGACGACGGTTCGGGATTCCAACAAGAGCCGAATCAGTTCTGACGGCCGCGTGCGAGTTGGTCAGATCCTTCTGATACCCTAA